The stretch of DNA AGAGAACGTGTGCATAGTGGTGTTCTCCGGAATACCAAGGCCTGTGCCGTCCCCGGACTGGTTGGTGGATGTAATAGAGCTTGGCAAGGTGAGGATCCTGCCCTTGGCCATAGTGGTTCCCTTGGTATCCTTGCTGTTGGTGGCGTTTCTCTTCTGGGTGGTATACAGGACGAAGCCCGGTCTTGCCATGAGGGCCATATCAAAGGACATCGAGACAACCCGTCTCATGGGTGTGGGGGTTGACCGCATAATAGCCCTTACCTTCGGCCTTGGGTCTGCCCTGGCTGCGGCGGCGGGCATCATGTGGTCCCTTCGTTATCCACAGATACACCCGCTCATGGGCATATTCCCTGGGTTCAAGGCCTTCATAGCCGCGGTCATAGGCGGCATAGGCTCTATCCAGGGGGCCCTGTTGGGAGGGCTTATGCTGGGGTTCATAGAGATAATGATAGTGGCCTTCATGCCGTCCCTTTCCGGGTATAGGGATGCCTTCGCCTTCGTGTTGCTCATATTGATACTTCTATTCAAACCCACCGGTCTCATGGGGGAGAAGCTGGAGGACAAGGTATGATGGACAAGAAGAAGAGAGACCTAATCCTCAACTTTGCGTGTCTTGGCATGCTGGGTGCCTTCCTTTGGTGGGCCGATGGGAACCTGGATGGTTACAAGATACAGGTGCTTAACCTCATCGCCATAAACGCCATTTTGGCGGTCAGCCTCAACCTAATCTACGGCTTCACCGGCATGTTTTCCTTGGGCCATGCGGGGTTCATGGCGGTTGGGGCCTATACCTGCGCCCTGTTGATACTGCCCCCCATGCAGAAGGAGATGATATACATCCTGGAGCCCTTGGTATGGCCCCTCTCGGTCATGCAGGCCCCCTTCTTTGTGGCGGTTCTGGCGGGGGGTATCATGGCGGCGCTCTTCGGTTTGGTGATAGCCTTGCCGGTTCTGCGCCTTGGAGGAGACTATCTGGGCATAGCATCCCTGGGCTTTGCGGAGATAATCAGGGTGGTCTTCACCAATGCCAAGTCGGTCACCAACGGAGCTCTGGGCATAAAGGGCATACCGCCCTATGCAAACCTTTGGTGGAACTGGGGTTGGTTTCTGATCACCCTCTATGTGGTGGTGAGCCTCCTTCGGAGCAACTTT from Thermanaerothrix sp. encodes:
- a CDS encoding branched-chain amino acid ABC transporter permease is translated as MSLDMFVQHLFNALMLGSLYGLVAIGYTMVYGILRLINFAHGDIFMLGAYGVFWSVTLYKLPWFAAVVLSVVAVAGIGIMVDRVAYRPLRDAPRISALISAIGVSFFIENVCIVVFSGIPRPVPSPDWLVDVIELGKVRILPLAIVVPLVSLLLVAFLFWVVYRTKPGLAMRAISKDIETTRLMGVGVDRIIALTFGLGSALAAAAGIMWSLRYPQIHPLMGIFPGFKAFIAAVIGGIGSIQGALLGGLMLGFIEIMIVAFMPSLSGYRDAFAFVLLILILLFKPTGLMGEKLEDKV
- a CDS encoding branched-chain amino acid ABC transporter permease, with translation MMDKKKRDLILNFACLGMLGAFLWWADGNLDGYKIQVLNLIAINAILAVSLNLIYGFTGMFSLGHAGFMAVGAYTCALLILPPMQKEMIYILEPLVWPLSVMQAPFFVAVLAGGIMAALFGLVIALPVLRLGGDYLGIASLGFAEIIRVVFTNAKSVTNGALGIKGIPPYANLWWNWGWFLITLYVVVSLLRSNFGNCLKAIRDDEVASRAMGIDTFRYRVVSFTIGAFFAGVGGALMGSLITTIDPKMFTFLLTFNVLMIVVAGGLGSVTGSVLGSVVITVLLEWLRFVENPIDLGSIHIPGIPGMRMVIFSLALLIIILFRREGMMGQREWSWDAVVGFFSRRAG